Below is a window of Humulus lupulus chromosome 2, drHumLupu1.1, whole genome shotgun sequence DNA.
tatttatttaaggaaactgggttgaaaaactgtccaggttcaatgaatctgtttgaacggattgtcagtctgtttgaacagattctgactttcctgttttggaagattttccatttattggctgtttgatttctgatttgttttccacgacctaaagggattctaaatataatcatccttaggtcgctggtttctgatcatctctcttggtgtattattttccaaatatttttcaagttttagagagactttttattatgtgaagaacttgagttcagcaagttcttagtggtttattacagtgtacttctgtgttgttttctttgtgttaattgtgcaggttgaacacacttggacattggtcatcaagcttcgggagaagtcttgttcgtgagtcacttttcgggaggaaaagtgcaagtgttatgatttgaagggagttcaagatcttagcacttcaaaaatttgattaggagtttagattacaacagttgcgacaaattcaagagagagtctttatttgtataagtcaatttgtttttgtaatcatttagatattcttctaataaatttcattatcTGGGCGTGACCTcatggactagtagcaatctgcaaagattgctgataccacgtaaaaattcgtgtgttctttactttatgttcgtttttatcttctggtcacaaactgtttaaacatatctggtttctgttcaaacagtctttgtatctatttaaacatttctgtaacagttcaacaattaattatttaatttaaataattaagttggtaatcataaaaaacggaatttcaaaagGGATTAGATCAAACAGCCAGATTACATAATGGAGCAAGAGGAGGGTTGCTGGTAGTGGTAGGCATGGTTGTACGACACGTATCCAGGCTCTGGCATTTGGTAATAAGATTCTGTGGTCACGTAAGGATGCCAAAGGAGCTGAGCAACTTCAGTTTTgttgtcttcttccttcttctcaATGGGACTCACGCTCACCACTTCTGCGTGTTTCAAGCTCTTTCGGAGCAGAGTGGTCAGCAAAACCACGTCGATGTCGTCTCCCGTAACCTCTATTTGGCTCTTCTCCTGCTGAAGTGATGCTTGTGTTACTCCTGCGCATCAAATAATTAGAGCAATATTATTCATCACTActttagtttctttcttttagtaaatacttgatatttttgtgttttataaAGTTGGTTCTTACCATTAACTCCAACTGCAGTCTTAATGGCTTTTGTGCGGCACTTCTGGTCATCCAGTGCGACCTTGATGACCACCTTTAGCTGCACAAATTCATGAAGGATGAAATCAGAAACATGATCTTAACAAAACAAGTTGGAATTTATTTGATAATCAGTATATATTTTTAACTTAATGTATACCTTCATGATGAGTAAGAGGACGACGATGGTTTTTTTGTTCTATAAGAAGAGATGAAATCTTCTTTCGTTGTTTGGAAGAGTGAGTGCGTGAGGGGGAGAGTGTTGTTGTGGAGATTGAATCGGTTGGTTTTGTGGAACATGACGTGGTTGTAGTGGTGTATTTATAGACAAGAGAGTAAAGAGCTCTTGACTTTGGTCTTTGTGAATTAAAAGCTGTACTAGCTAGCTTGTATCGAGTTACGTTCCAAGTTGATTCCCTCTCTTTTTCCAGAAGCTACCTTCCAAGAATGTAAAGTAAAGGAAGTGGCCCATTCTAAAAAGCTGCTGTAATATTAAAACAAGAATTGGTCATCATAAAGTACATGATCCCACACGGTTACTACTACAGGGTACGGAGTGTTTGGTAGGTAGGAATAGGATGAAAGAATTGTCTAAGAAAGAGATAGAGAAAACTTTACGATAAATTTGAGTTGTATATTTTCGTTTGGGAGTGCTCCAAAGATCCACGCAAACTTTACAACCCCACATCCGaatataaattatcataaatcatGTATAGTCCCAAAACAAAGAGCGCACTAAAACAACACAATCAACACAAAAATGTTTATTCTAGCTCGGTTCAAAAATATTTACTTCTAGcacaaaaaatatttattttagttcggtaaaaaaaatgattttcttCCAGTTTAGCTTAAACACTCTAAAAAAACCAATGGAAGAatgtcttaatttttttttaatagatcTCTTTAAAAAATTTGTACACACTAGTTTTACCAATGTTCAAAGCTCTCAACAAAACCCCTAAAATTCttctttatatttaaaaataaacaataaaaaaaattctttttaggAGATGAGATACCAGATCAATAATTATAAGACACTACTCTCTGTCTAGTGACCAAAAATTCTGTTATATaagaattaatatatataaactcTACCTTGATTCTTACAAATctaatggacatcattccacctttAATTCTACTTTTGTTGATGATGAATTCTGGAATACATGTACATTTTTTTtaagagtaagaaaaaaaaaaaggcaaacaAAGAGTAAATAGTGTAATTCTCATAGTTGGTTGGTATTAGAAAAAGTTATTGCATTTTAATTAGGGGGACATATAGAGTGAGGGAAAATCTATAGTAAGGGTGTCATTTTAACCCTAACcagtaatgtttttttttttttttaatgtttttagtattttgagaaattataataacaatttttttatatgacgatgCAAATTGTAGTTATAACAAACATTCTACCAATTTTCGATCAAGAAATTCAGAGTAATTTACAGTGTTAAAATTAAAGTTCAAACAATCAATTATACATGTGTATAAAAAATAATAGGCAGCTGTGCACCTAACTGTTTAAATTGTGATTTTGGCACCGTAAATTgttcaaaatttcttaaaaactGATAGGATGCCTATTATAACTACATTCTAGACCATCATTTTTGTGTTTATCTACTTGAACATTTGGGTATATGTTCgtgtattttaaattataaaatctgAGTCTGAGTacatagataaatatatataatataggtaTTTGATTTATGAATATGTATTTCAATCAAAATATGCTTTTGGATGGGTATATATATTTGTATTGGTTTTTTCCTTATCAATCTTAATGCATAACTGGATTTTGGtccaaaattactaatagggcttacgggccttgattagtgtgccgggagggcataactggatttaGTGtggtttaaatgattaaatgcatgattatgtgataagcatgcttatatgattatttggatatatgagttgcatgattatgtgtattagtatgcttgtaggccctgattagattataagggcatattcgtaattttggcccgttgatggcataaatatattatttgtgataaatagttgagaccacattattatgtggatatatttgcagcttgtgactcgaggcgatcctagtgagcggtttagcagaaaagtcacggtggggatttatacccagctcgggggagcctgggggtatttctgggaaatatattggaggctatttgatattgaggaaaataattggtgattagttaggtgtcgggatgtaagcggtaattatttgggacacttgaggaattagcgggaagtgggagcaaatgaccaaaatgtcgttggtatgtttaaaggcttaggttttaatgggagagaaaaatggtcatttgatttaAAAAGGGATAAGTGATATTCTGCGTTTATAGACTTTGTGGAATGTTTAGAGAGTagtagaagctgaaagaaaagaaggaaaaacagaataTATAAGCTAACCCCCTTTCTCTCTCACTCGGTTTCTTCTCTCTGcaccatttcttgaggatttttggagctgtAATTCAAAGGAGGCTTAGGCTAAGGCTTGGAACTTgggtccttggtgaagctaggaaaTTCTGCTGGAATTAAgttcaattaaggtaaggtttctagTTTATTTTCTTGGATTATTGGACTCTGTTGTGTTGAGCCTTGAATCTGaactttggatgggaattcaaggtATTAAGCTTTGGGAACTGAGAAGCTAAGGACTGGAAGGATACTAAGGGCAACTTAGGTTTGGACTCTCCATTAAAGGTGAGGATTTCTAGGTTTCGTCATTTTGAATTGCTAGGTAGTTTCTAGttttctgatgagttcttgagttcaatTCTTGTATTCTTTGTTTCATGGTGCATGTAGCTAAGTTTTATGTTTTTGGGCTATGTGGGGTGAGATGTAGGGGATGGTGGGCTCAATTTGGTATGTgtttgaggtttggaggggtttaagggagttttggctcgaggaaattcaaAGGAGAAAACTCAGAGTGCTGAAGGTGTTgtaagtagcgctgtagcgctagccttagggcactacagcgctatgCTAGCTTTCTGGGGggcttttggctctgcttgtagcgatGTAGCACCCACTTTGTGGctctgtagcactaccctgccttcagaagtggatttttgggtaaTTTCTTAGGGTTGTTGCCCGGGGGCTAGGGGTttaattccaccaccccgtttggtggaattagggcttcccgagggctcgggattggtcccgaggctaggttacagaattgaagtttagtgatggttctaatttatggctgtgactaggtgtacgctagggctcggacgagatcgtgcttgaaggtcgatttcactagtcaaagctatcagaatcaaaggtaagaaactatacccagttatgtgaatatgttgggactaagagctccctttATTTGTATGctatgtcatgaggtggtattatgccatggggacatgtgataaacgggttaagagtgccggaatcaacatttgcgcacagggcgcgactcggccactagtagctaagGTTAAATgcataatcactaagctcggcctaCACGAGCCAGAGTCAgcgggataatcagagggtgcggcctaagggcgtcaaccctggaCTTTGGTGTGATATGCTTATTGTTGTCTAAACTGTCGAGTGTGAcgagtttgttatctgaataaATGATTGTTGGCTTGCAGATTGATATCACTGTTTATGTGAGCTGTATGACTAGTGTATATCTGATTGATTATTCGTAAATTGTCTATGCTatgtattatagttttcttgctgggtctcggctcacaggtgcttcgtggtgtaggtaaaggcaagagcaaggtggaccaatcctgagttggagagctttgaggctgaatgtacatagtcaattGATCggtcgccacgaccgaggagtggtataggacaggagaagcctaaatgtctgttttgcccttagagtggccagtacttgtttataacctggaatttttgtaaactgtgttttaaactctatttcttttgggatcccatgtacgaaatgtttatctaaatgaaatgtatcttttatgaccaaaatcttttaaccctggttcaattatggtttcagtaacacgtttctaactaaatgacttgattagcaaatcttgcacctttataaacacacagtgtaacagtcttggctacccagggcgttacacaaagagTCAACACATACAACTAAACAAGAAATTAAAAGCCTATTATTTGAGAAACAAAAAAAGTCCCATATCAAGGCCCCACCGAAACTCACGACCATAGCCCCAACAATACAACCCAAAACCCCATCCCAACCCACAACCAGAATCCAAATCCCAACCCCACGACTAATAAGAAAAATcataagagaagaaaaagaaagaaaaaaaaggaaacaaCCTTACCCTTCACCTGCGTGTTGACGCCCCCTCTGCTTGCTCCAGGCCTCTGCTATTCCGCCTCCTGTCTTGTGTGCGCCCATTAaagataagagagagagagagagagagagatcaggAGATAGAAGAAAGAGAGGGAAGGAGGGAGCGAATGGGGAACGAGAAGGAGGGAATGAGAGAATGGAgaacaagagtgagagagagagagagagagagagagaatggagaACGAGATGGAGAGATAAGAGAGAGATCATGAGGGATAGAGGGAGAGGCAATTGGTTGAATAAAATGGGAGAGAGAAGAGTGATTAGGGTATGTAAAAAATATGGGCTGcacatattttttatttagttattttttaaaaaaataaaataaaacatttacGCATCACCTTGGAACTGACACAAAAAgccttttaaataattatattattgtacataattgaataattaaatcttttatgGTATGTTTAGAACTAACACAAAAAGTATCTCTAGTGTCTGTGTGACACATGTGAATTATTCTCATTTGCATTAGTGTGCAACTGGCGCAAATTAGCAATAAATAGCGTCATTTTTATTTGTGACGTTGTTTATTAAATAGTGCCTTAGTGTGCAATTGATGCAATTGTCCCAATAGGGTCAACAAGGTCAATTAACTCCATTGATCGATGCATTTGACTGACACGATTAATGTTTTTGTAGTAGCGCACACCATGTACATGGGACATCCCATATCCTTATGAGTTTTATTACGTTCATACTACAAGAACTATAAAAACAAGCTTCAATATCATCAATAGACAACGTGGAAAACATACAAGGAAGCACCGTTTAATCTAAGAGGTTGTTGACCCCATTCTATCATCTCCCACCAAGGAGTAATTTCCCAACACTGCATAGAGAAAGGACATGTGAATAACACATGAGCAAGAGTCTCTAGTCGAACACCACATCTAAAGCAAGATGTGGGGAGACACTCGACGATAATGTGGAGAGACATCATTCAAGGATTCCATAATAGCTTGATATCCCAACAACACCATATAGTACCCCATTCTATTAAAGTGCCACATAACTCTATATATCTTCAACATTTTGCGCGAGAGGCAAATTAAGAATGAGTTCACTATCAACCAACCAAAAGAGATCTTCAAAATTCATATAAACTCCATATCAGGTACAGGTCTAGCttttcaacaacaaaaaaaagtACAACTCTCGATTTCCAGCAAACAAAAAAAAAGTAGAAGCTCTAATGACtaatcaaaaaagaaaaagaggaagAGAGGGATTagtgttagaatatttatttaaatggtatataaaatcaatttattacaactaattgatttaatatatcagagtcaatattttatttattggcaaaatattctaattaatagtcaacattatttgttatcCGATTTtgtttgttacccgattttgcatattccaactgattgagaaaatatctcaatctgtggcagagactctgatggtaggtctcactctataaatatagagtaccggtccccaagctcactgctCACTCTAACTATCAGTAACTTCATCtaaaaagagttagtgagagcttggaagcccgagtactcgttctaattcttttctttttcttttgtagatctaaaactagatcgaggttatcaattgcaatggctGGATGTATAAAATATTCGATCCTCTATTTGTATATGTTCAATCTATATATTAATTCTGTCTATATGTATAGGATTGTTCATATGTATATAtctaatgacccaactatttctaagacttatatcattaaacctactagacataactactactttgaagagaacacatatgagaaaaattcataactttattgaaaactttaaaataatatttgtaatacataaatgagctcattgttttaaaataaaacataactttaaatgaaattgtttacaaagctaaatgcggaaaatacataaaaacgtgattttaagagacta
It encodes the following:
- the LOC133818318 gene encoding heavy metal-associated isoprenylated plant protein 16-like yields the protein MKLKVVIKVALDDQKCRTKAIKTAVGVNGVTQASLQQEKSQIEVTGDDIDVVLLTTLLRKSLKHAEVVSVSPIEKKEEDNKTEVAQLLWHPYVTTESYYQMPEPGYVSYNHAYHYQQPSSCSIM